The genomic segment ATGCGTTACCGCCTCCTTGCCCCGCCGCTTATCGACAACGGTACGGTGTAACGCATCTCCGTCGGCACGCAGCGGCAGATCGACGGTGAACTGTTCTTCCGATACCCGTCCGTGAATCAGCAGCCGGTACGTTTTTTTTATTTCTCTATTCTGAAACGCGGTATTCAACGTACGGTGCGCTTCCGCATTAAGCGCATAGAGCAAAATACCGGAGGTGTCTTTATCGATTCTATGCACCGCATAGAGTTTGTTACATGAAGGGGCAATCTGCGGCAGTTCTTTTTGAATAAGCAAATCAAGCCGCGGAGCTTCCGCATCCCAGCGGTCGGCAGCGACTAAAAGTCCGGCAGCTTTATTTACGGCTATCATATCGTCATCGGCATAAATCAGCGTAAA from the Treponema vincentii F0403 genome contains:
- a CDS encoding RluA family pseudouridine synthase, which gives rise to MKKTPFTLIYADDDMIAVNKAAGLLVAADRWDAEAPRLDLLIQKELPQIAPSCNKLYAVHRIDKDTSGILLYALNAEAHRTLNTAFQNREIKKTYRLLIHGRVSEEQFTVDLPLRADGDALHRTVVDKRRGKEAVTHFTVLETFRQFSLLEACPVTGRTHQIRAHLAAAGYPIVCDSLYGSGKPVLLSELKQRWRGDVYTEQPLIGRLALHAYRLEGVHPRSGQPFAFTAEYAKDFKSTVHQLQKL